CGCCATCATCTCGATCGCACAGCAGGCAATCCCGAAGGTTTGCGGCCAAATCGAATAGGAACGCGCCCAGCGAAACAGCTTGTCGACGCTCGTTATCAGAATATCGCGTTCGTAAACGCCTTCCTTAGGAATACTCACCGGTGCTCCGCAGGACGATTGGTTTGTGTTTCAGCATGGGGGGCGTTCAACATTTCGGTCGCACTACGAGGCGCTAAAGGACGAATCCATTCCAAGTCGCCGCGTTTCCACACATACACTAAACCGGGAATTAACAAGAAGAGGAATAACATAGCTTCGATCCAACCGAGCAACCCAAGCTCCCGCGCGACAACCGCATACGGCAACAAGAGGACTACTTCGATGTCGAAGATTAGGAAAATCAAACCAATG
This is a stretch of genomic DNA from bacterium. It encodes these proteins:
- a CDS encoding NADH-quinone oxidoreductase subunit A translates to MDFIPILIFIGMAVLVVGVSVTLNRLLAPRNPNDLKLSTYECGEEIKGQSWVRFNSRFYIIGLIFLIFDIEVVLLLPYAVVARELGLLGWIEAMLFLFLLIPGLVYVWKRGDLEWIRPLAPRSATEMLNAPHAETQTNRPAEHR